The following proteins are co-located in the Amphiprion ocellaris isolate individual 3 ecotype Okinawa chromosome 7, ASM2253959v1, whole genome shotgun sequence genome:
- the gpr4 gene encoding G-protein coupled receptor 4 — MCNISFCDVDSKVDQFFQPTLYIIVIVLGLPTNCMALWAAYMQVRQRNELGVYLINLSVADLLYITTLPLWIDYFLQHDDWIHGQESCKLFGFIFYTNIYVSIAFLCCISLDRYLAVAYPLRFAKVRRIKTAILVSAMVWIIEIVANSAPLFHDELFQDRFNHTFCFEKYPMQDWVAGMNLYRTFLGFLAPWTAMLIAYRGILAAVRCNVSTERQEKAKIQRLALSLILIVLLCFGPYHILLLVRSAMFLRKPCDCSSEETLFAAYHVSLALTSLNCVADPILYCFVNEGARHDVGRALSALLSAACHRRSSSSPSHADILNAGSVTMETPLSAKKQPCVYADGGKTSSYKTELVALKEECLQMTILSVKK, encoded by the exons ATGTGCAACATCTCCTTCTGTGATGTGGACAGTAAGGTGGACCAGTTCTTCCAGCCGACGCTCTACATCATAGTCATCGTTCTGGGGCTGCCCACTAACTGCATGGCGCTGTGGGCCGCCTACATGCAG GTTCGCCAACGCAACGAGCTTGGCGTCTACTTAATCAACCTCTCGGTGGCCGACCTCCTCTACATCACCACTCTTCCTCTGTGGATCGACTACTTCCTGCAGCACGATGACTGGATCCACGGTCAGGAGAGCTGCAAGCTGTTTGGATTTATCTTCTACACTAATATCTATGTCAGCATTGCCTTCCTCTGCTGTATATCACTGGACAGGTACCTGGCTGTGGCATATCCTCTGCGCTTTGCGAAGGTTCGACGGATCAAAACAG CCATCCTGGTCAGCGCCATGGTCTGGATCATCGAGATCGTCGCCAACTCCGCTCCTCTCTTCCACGATGAGCTCTTCCAGGACCGCTTCAACCACACCTTCTGCTTTGAGAAATATCCCATGCAGGACTGGGTGGCAGGGATGAACCTCTACAGGACATTTCTTGGCTTTCTGGCTCCGTGGACAGCCATGCTCATCGCCTACCGAGGGATCCTCGCAGCGGTGCGATGCAACGTCTCGACAGAGCGTCAGGAAAAGGCCAAAATTCAGCGTCTGGCTTTGAGTTTGATTCTCATTGTTCTGCTGTGCTTTGGACCGTACCACATCCTGCTCCTGGTGCGGAGTGCCATGTTTCTGAGGAAGCCATGTGACTGCAGCTCAGAGGAGACCCTGTTTGCGGCGTATCATGTATCTTTAGCGCTGACCAGCCTGAACTGTGTGGCTGATCCCATTTTGTACTGTTTCGTCAATGAGGGGGCGAGGCACGACGTCGGCCGAGCGCTCTCAGCTTTACTGTCCGCTGCCTGCCACCggcgctcctcctcctcgccaTCGCACGCCGACATACTCAACGCTGGTTCGGTAACCATGGAAACGCCGCTGTCGGCAAAGAAGCAGCCCTGTGTGTACGCTGACGGAGGCAAGACGAGCAGCTACAAGACCGAACTGGTGGCTCTGAAGGAGGAGTGTTTACAGATGACCATCCTCAGTGTTAAGAAGTGA